In a genomic window of Amblyomma americanum isolate KBUSLIRL-KWMA chromosome 4, ASM5285725v1, whole genome shotgun sequence:
- the LOC144129819 gene encoding organic anion transporter 3-like produces MLAILPQKLAQVNLVTSECFDCRDMFGRGRFQRCLFVLTMASVYAMHCHTLVFRLISGDVDHWYKQPRGERMMSAASWRNAAIPIDPDGRFSRCTVYKHPDDPNDTRVVSCDEWDYDPERQNITTVSRWDLVCDRQPLLAVAQAVSILGSLIFMSGVGLVADHFGRLPVLLSSVVALQLATLGSSFAASYSVYVLSTFLNSGCVATVTVLSSTLLFEASTHRRRSLHLFVAMSAGMLTAEGWFVFARLLRQLRQVDWIVLQIIMLLPTVLTLYSFAAAYE; encoded by the coding sequence ATGTTAGCGATCCTTCCGCAGAAGCTGGCCCAGGTCAACCTGGTGACGAGTGAGTGCTTCGACTGCCGAGACATGTTCGGCCGCGGTAGATTCCAGCGCTGTCTTTTCGTTCTCACGATGGCGTCTGTGTACGCGATGCACTGCCACACACTCGTCTTCCGTCTCATCTCCGGCGACGTCGACCACTGGTACAAGCAGCCGCGGGGCGAAAGGATGATGTCGGCTGCCTCCTGGAGGAATGCGGCGATCCCTATTGACCCCGATGGACGTTTCAGCCGGTGCACCGTCTACAAACACCCGGACGACCCGAACGACACGAGGGTTGTGAGCTGCGACGAGTGGGACTACGACCCGGAGAGGCAGAACATCACCACCGTGAGCCGCTGGGACCTCGTGTGCGACAGGCAGCCGCTCCTTGCAGTGGCGCAGGCTGTCTCCATCCTGGGCTCGTTGATATTCATGAGTGGCGTCGGACTCGTTGCGGACCACTTCGGTCGACTGCCCGTGCTCCTCTCGTCGGTGGTGGCCCTGCAGCTGGCCACACTGGGCAGCTCTTTTGCAGCCTCGTACAGCGTGTACGTCCTCTCGACGTTCCTCAACTCTGGCTGCGTTGCGACGGTCACGGTGCTCTCCTCCACGCTGCTCTTTGAGGCATCAACTCACCGGCGCCGGAGCCTGCACTTATTCGTCGCCATGTCGGCGGGCATGCTCACAGCAGAAGGGTGGTTCGTCTTTGCGCGGCTTCTGCGACAGCTGCGACAGGTCGACTGGATTGTTCTGCAGATCATCATGCTCCTGCCGACAGTCCTCACGCTGTACTCGTTCGCCGCAGCATACGAGTAG